In Paenibacillus durus, the DNA window CGGAGCAGAAGCGCCTGGACAATGATTTTGCCCATTTGCTGGAGAACAGCAGCCAGGACTGGCGGAAATACAAATAACCGGTTAACGGTGCTTCGAATCTTTTTCGACCCGATTGGAAGACAGCTGTCCGAGATGCTCGGCCGGCTTCTTTTTCATGCGCATATCCCTGCAAAGATTAAAAAGTTGTTACCTAATGAAGGGCGAAGGCGGAATAAGATAAGGATACAAATGGAAGCGAGATTGTACGCTGGTTAGGAGAGTTCTGCGTTGAGAAAAATAATCGTCCCTGCATTGGCTGCTGCAATCCTGGCCGGTTTAGCCGTCTTTTTCGGGTTCAGACAAGAGTCCCATGAAGTCAACTTTGAGGTTGGCGGGCGGGTGCTGAAATCATCCGGTCCCCTCGAATACTCGCATCATGAGCTGCTGGTTCCGCAAACATTCGCCGAAAGCCTTCTGGGCGTAAATATCCGCTGGGATCGGCCGGCGCCTCTGCCAAAGGGGGTCTACTATAAAGATAAAGTGGCAGTCTTGATGTACCATCATCTATCCCGGAAACCGCTGCTGCCCTCTATTTTGTCGGTGAACCGGTTCGGTGACCAGATGAAGCTGCTGAAACAGGATGGCTATCATGTAATTACGATGGAACAGTACCGGCGGTTTATGCTTGAGAATGGCAAGATTCCGGACAATGCCGTGCTGCTTACCTTTGACGACGGCTATGAGAGCTTCTACAAGCTGGCCTTTCCGATTTTGCGAAAATACGGCTATACGGCGGTGGACTTCGTCATCGTCTCCGATGTCGATAATCCCGGCAAGGGTGGCTTGCCCAAGCTGACCTGGCAGCAGATGCGGGAGATGAAAAAATTCGGCATGGGCTTCTACAATCATACCTATAATCTTCATTTCTATGACGTTGTCGACGCCGAAGGAGGGAAGGAGCCGGCGCTTGTCGCGCAGCTCTACATTAACGACGAGAACCGGAACGAATATAACGAAGAATATTACCGCAGAGTGAAGGGAGATTTGGGACTGGCGGAGCGGAGACTGAAAGAAGAGCTTGGCAATACTGATTCGGCGCTTGCTTTTCCGTATGGGGCCTATAATGACAAGGTGCTTCATGTTACGGCTTCGCTCGGCATCCCTCTAACCTTCACTGTGAAGGAAGGGCTGACCGATAGAGGTGAACGGAATGCCGGCCGCATTAACGGGGGCAGCAATTTGCGGACTCCCGCGCAAACGATCGGCTGGATCAGGCAGTTTGTGCCCAAACGGGAATTGACGGTTAACGGGCGCAGCGTGCTTCTGGCGGGTGTCCAGCCGGAGTTCAGGAATGGAAGGCTGCTGGTTCCCCTTGACGACATTTGCCGGTCGCTGCATATCGCGATGGATTATGACCGGCATAACGGTACGGTAAAGCTGACGCTGCCTGGGGGTCATCATGCCTAGCGCGGCTTCGGCGGGACGCCCGGAGGATTCGGCATCTTCGGCAATGGCTGCCATAGAAGCCGTAGCGGCAGCCCGGTATTTTTTGCCTTGAGAGCCTAGCTCCGCTTCAGTGGACGAACCTTTGTCTTCGTCGTACAATAATTTACAATATGAAATCCCAATCAAGAGGAGGCGGAGCAAAATGAAAGTGGGAGTCGTTTCAGATACTCATATGGCCGGGACGGGGAAGAAACTGCCGAAAGCGCTGATAGAGGGGCTGGCGGGAGTCGAGCTGATTCTGCATTTGGGCGACTGGGTCGATATGGAAGTCTATAACGAGCTGTCCGCTCTGGCGCCGGTTGACGGAATTGCCGGAAATAACGACGGGCAAGACATTGTGAAGCGATTCGGCGAGCGCAAAATCATTACGGTTGCGGGCGCGCGCATCGGCATGGTTCACGGACATCGGCCCTATACCGGGAGGGGAACGGACAGCAATGCCTTGAGGGCGTTTGCCGGTGAGAGCCTGGACTGTATTTTGTTCGGCCATTCCCATCAGCCGCTGATGCGGAGCGAGAACGGTGTATTGCTGTTCAATCCGGGTTCACCGACGGACAAGCGGCGGGAGAAGCTGTATTCATTCGGACTGCTGGATATTGAGGGAGGGAAGATGGCAGCCCGCCATATTTTTTACGAATCGAAAGGGTGAGGCGGCATGGCGGTGGAACTGCGTGAACTGACGGTCCCTGAAAGCAAGGAGATTTATGAGATGGCACGCGAAATCGGGGCCGGGGAGAACGGGTTTGTCAACAGTCTCTATATTGCCGGATACTCCAAATTCCTGAAACTGCTTCCGGTTCTGCGGGATTATTCCACGGGGGTCGGCCTTCCGCCGGGACATGTGCCCCAAACCTTGTATTTTCTGTATGCGGAAGGAAGACCGATAGGCTATGGCAAGCTGCGCCACTGGCTGACCGACTCTTTGCGCGTCACTGGCGGCCATATCGGTTATTGTATCCGGCCCGCCGCGCGGGGAATGGGCTACGGCACGGCTCTGCTGGCCGGCCTTCTGGACAGAGCGCGGGGGCTGGGCATCGGCCGGACGCTCCTTACCTGCAACGAAGATAATGCCAGATCGCGGCGGGTTATTGAGAACAACGGGGGGCGTATGGCCGAGCTGGACAACCGGTACTGCCGATACTGGATCGACCTTTCGAACGATTCGCCGGCGGCAGACCGGGATAAGTCTAAATAATGCGATAATTTCTCCATGGCAAACCTTTAGGGCCAATCTTAGAATGACGGTATAACGGTGTTGATAAAGGAGAGCGATAAAAGTGAAACGGATTTTTGCGGTGCGGGCGGGTCTTGAGGATCTGGAGAGGATCGTACCTTTGTTCGACGAGTATCGGATTTTTTACAGGCAGGAATCGGACAGGGCAAGCGCCAGAGCCTTTTTGGAAGACCGGCTGCGCAGGGAGGAATCGGTTATTTTTCTTGCGGTCCATGAGGATGGGGAAGGCGGCAACCACGCGGTCGGCTTTACGCAGCTCTATCCTTCTTTCTCATCGGTTACGATGCAGCGGCTGTGGATTCTGAATGATTTGTACGTTACGGAAACGGCGCGGAAAAGCGGAGCGGGTGCGCTGCTGATGGAAACGGCCCGTGAATTTGCGAAGGAGACCGGCACAAAGGGACTGACGCTGACGACCTGGACCGATAACTTTACCGCCCAGCGGCTTTATGAGAAACAAGGCTATATAAAGGATGACGAATTTTACAGCTATAATCTTTTTTTCTGACTATAATATCCGGGGGACAGCGGTTACATCCTGTCCTAATCAATAGCGTAAGCTAAGGGGCGTTGAAATGGAGAGCAGCGGTAAAAGGGCAATTTTTTTTGATTTGGACGATACGCTTTATGATCATCTTGTCCCATTCCGGAACGCGGTGCGGGAAGTGATTAAGCCGGACGAGAGCGTGCTGGATGTACTGCATTTATTCGACCGGGTAAGATATCACAGCGACCAGCTATGGCCGAGATATCTGCAGGGAGAGTTCTCCCTGGACGAGACGCGGGTGCGGCGGATGGAGATCGCTTTCAGCGAATTCGGGATACACCTCAGCCGGGAGCAGGCGACGCTTGTGCAGCAAGGCTATATCAGCCGCCAGTACAACATCGAGATGATTGACGGCGTTCTCCCGCAGCTGACGCGGCTCATGGAAGAAGGCCATGTGGTCGGCATCATTACCAACGGTCCGGTAGATCATCAGATGAGCAAAATCCGCGGTCTCGGCGTGGACAAGCTTATCCCTGCGGATCGGATCTTTATCTCGGATGCTGTCGGCATTGCCAAGCCTAATCCGGAAATCTTCGCTTATGTTAACCGGAGTACGGGTACGAAAGCGGAAGACAGCGTGTATGTGGGCGACACTTGGCATAACGATGTGGTTGGCGCGCTGGATGCGGGCTGGAAAATGTGGTGGTACAATCCGAGAGGAAGGGAACTCATTGCCGGTCATACGCCGACCCATATTTTCCGGAATTACGAAGAATTTGCCGGGTTGTCGATTGTTTAGTGGACGACCTATAACAAATGATTATTTTCAAAAAAACGGCGCAGGCCGTTCTGGCTGTCGAGAAAGTCTCGACAGCTATTTTTATATCCTGATAATTTCATACGACACAGCGCTTCGCGGATGCTAAAGAGCTTCCATGGGTTTCGCTATTGCCGGTTACGCGGGCTTGTTAACATCAGATAACAAGTCCTGATAACAGCAGATGTACAGAATATGAGAAAATAGTGATCCACTTGGCTCGCCTGTAGAGGTAACCTTGTCGATTTTCACTTTAAGAGAACTGCATAATTTAATTGTGTATTTATATATATATTTTATGGTATAATATATAGAGATAAGGAGAGCTGATCCATGATTACATTTAAAACAGGACAACTAGAATCAAAGGCTTGGAGTAACAAAATTGTTCAATCGCTTTTACGATTGGCTGAATATAAAGGTAAGCAGCAGCTTTATTTTCAACAATCACCTGAAACACTGACTGCCCTGAAGAACCAGGCAATCATCCAAAGTACGGAGTCTTCAAACCGGATTGAAAAGATTATTGTAACCCAAAAACGTTTAGAGCAGATAGTTAAAGAACGAGCAAAACCGGAAGATCGATCGGAATCAGAGATCGCCGGTTATCGGGATGTACTTGAAATGATTCACAGCTCTGCGGAGCATATGTCGGTAAGTAATAATGTGATTCAGCAGATGCATCGGGACTTAATGCAGTATGTTTCTGGTTCAGGTGGTCGATGGAAACAAGCTGATAATGATATCACCGAGTCGCTTCCTTCTGGTGAGCAGGTTATTCGTTTTCATCCCGTTTCGGCATTTGCAACTGATCAATATATGGCTAACCTTAACCGATTTTTTAATCAGAAGAGAGACCAGGGAAGTATTAGTGATTTAATACTCATTGCCGTGTATGTCTTGGATTTTCTTTGTATCCATCCTTTCTCGGATGGTAACGGACGAATGGCTCGATTGCTTACACTAATGCTACTATACCAAGTCGGTTATGAGGTTGGCCGCTACATAAGTATTGAGAAGATCATTGAAGAAACCAAAGACCGTTACTACGAAACTCTTTATCAGTCTTCTATAGGATGGCATGAAGGAGAACATGACATTCTTCCTTGGGTTGAATATTTCCTATTTGTCATGGTCAAGGCGTATCAACGTTTTGAAGAGCGAATTGGAAGCTTGGATCGTAGTAGAGGATGGAAAGCGCGGCAGGTTGAAACTATCATTAAAAATCTAACAGCAGTTTTTAGCGTAGCTGACATTGAGGACCGCT includes these proteins:
- a CDS encoding polysaccharide deacetylase family protein is translated as MRKIIVPALAAAILAGLAVFFGFRQESHEVNFEVGGRVLKSSGPLEYSHHELLVPQTFAESLLGVNIRWDRPAPLPKGVYYKDKVAVLMYHHLSRKPLLPSILSVNRFGDQMKLLKQDGYHVITMEQYRRFMLENGKIPDNAVLLTFDDGYESFYKLAFPILRKYGYTAVDFVIVSDVDNPGKGGLPKLTWQQMREMKKFGMGFYNHTYNLHFYDVVDAEGGKEPALVAQLYINDENRNEYNEEYYRRVKGDLGLAERRLKEELGNTDSALAFPYGAYNDKVLHVTASLGIPLTFTVKEGLTDRGERNAGRINGGSNLRTPAQTIGWIRQFVPKRELTVNGRSVLLAGVQPEFRNGRLLVPLDDICRSLHIAMDYDRHNGTVKLTLPGGHHA
- a CDS encoding metallophosphoesterase family protein, which gives rise to MKVGVVSDTHMAGTGKKLPKALIEGLAGVELILHLGDWVDMEVYNELSALAPVDGIAGNNDGQDIVKRFGERKIITVAGARIGMVHGHRPYTGRGTDSNALRAFAGESLDCILFGHSHQPLMRSENGVLLFNPGSPTDKRREKLYSFGLLDIEGGKMAARHIFYESKG
- a CDS encoding GNAT family N-acetyltransferase codes for the protein MAVELRELTVPESKEIYEMAREIGAGENGFVNSLYIAGYSKFLKLLPVLRDYSTGVGLPPGHVPQTLYFLYAEGRPIGYGKLRHWLTDSLRVTGGHIGYCIRPAARGMGYGTALLAGLLDRARGLGIGRTLLTCNEDNARSRRVIENNGGRMAELDNRYCRYWIDLSNDSPAADRDKSK
- a CDS encoding GNAT family N-acetyltransferase, producing MFAVRAGLEDLERIVPLFDEYRIFYRQESDRASARAFLEDRLRREESVIFLAVHEDGEGGNHAVGFTQLYPSFSSVTMQRLWILNDLYVTETARKSGAGALLMETAREFAKETGTKGLTLTTWTDNFTAQRLYEKQGYIKDDEFYSYNLFF
- a CDS encoding HAD family hydrolase, with translation MESSGKRAIFFDLDDTLYDHLVPFRNAVREVIKPDESVLDVLHLFDRVRYHSDQLWPRYLQGEFSLDETRVRRMEIAFSEFGIHLSREQATLVQQGYISRQYNIEMIDGVLPQLTRLMEEGHVVGIITNGPVDHQMSKIRGLGVDKLIPADRIFISDAVGIAKPNPEIFAYVNRSTGTKAEDSVYVGDTWHNDVVGALDAGWKMWWYNPRGRELIAGHTPTHIFRNYEEFAGLSIV
- a CDS encoding Fic family protein gives rise to the protein MITFKTGQLESKAWSNKIVQSLLRLAEYKGKQQLYFQQSPETLTALKNQAIIQSTESSNRIEKIIVTQKRLEQIVKERAKPEDRSESEIAGYRDVLEMIHSSAEHMSVSNNVIQQMHRDLMQYVSGSGGRWKQADNDITESLPSGEQVIRFHPVSAFATDQYMANLNRFFNQKRDQGSISDLILIAVYVLDFLCIHPFSDGNGRMARLLTLMLLYQVGYEVGRYISIEKIIEETKDRYYETLYQSSIGWHEGEHDILPWVEYFLFVMVKAYQRFEERIGSLDRSRGWKARQVETIIKNLTAVFSVADIEDRCPGITAPTIRNVLNRLSRDGVIENLSKGRNARWKLKN